The genomic region CCGTTGACGCCGTCCTCCACGATTTCCGGGACGCTGCCGCGGTTGCAGGCGATCACCGGCGTGCCGCAGGCCATGGCCTCGATCATCACCATGCCGAAGGGCTCGGGCCAGTCGATCGGCGTCAGCAGGGCGTGTGCCCCGCTCAGGAACTCGGCCTTCTGTGATTCGCCGATCTCGCCGATCATTTCGGCGCCACCTTCGGCCAGCATCGGCCGGATGACCGTATCGAAGTAATCCTGGTCGACCCGGTCGACCTTCGCCGCCATCTTCAACGGGATGCCGCAGCGCCGGGCGATGCGGATGGCGCGGTCGGGCCCCTTTTCCGGCGAGATGCGGCCAAGGAAGGCGAGATAGGACGGCACCACGCCGGGCACCGGCCTGAGCAGGTTCTCCGGCAGGCCGTGATAGATGGTGGCCGCCCAGTTCTGCTGTCGCAGCGGCCGGCGCTGGGCGTCCGAGATCGACACCAGCGGCAGCTCCGGGAAGGCGGCGTACACCGTCTGCAGTTCTGCCAGGTCGAGCCGTCCGTGCAAGGTGGTGACGAAGGGCGTGGCCTGACGGGCGAACAGCGGGAACGGCAGGTAGTCGAGGTGGAAATGCAGCACGTCGAAATCGCCAGCGCGACGGCTGACATGTTCCAGCAGCAGCGTGTGCAGCGCCACCACGTCGCGCACCCCCGGATCCAGTCGCAGCGCGCGCGGCCACAGTGCCTCCAGCGTTGCCGAGGTGCAGGAATCGCCGCTGGCAAACAACGTCACCTCATGGCCCATCTCGACCAGCTCTTCGGTAAGATAGGAAACAACCCGTTCGGTGCCGCCATAAAATCTTGGAGGAACCGCTTCAGACAGGGGAGAGATCTGAGCGATGCGCATATTGGTCTTTCCCTGAACGACATTCTACTACAAGTCACATAATCTCATAGATGTTGGGCATGATTAGGGCAGTGATTGCCCCAGATTTGCCCCATTGCAAAGTTCTACTTAGTGCGTCGGGCAGAACAGTCCGCAGCATGCAACCCCACTTGCTCGAGGGCGGCTCCCAGCGACGGAACCGCGAGGCAGCCGGTCCTTTATGCGCCGGCGCAGGCACAGGAGTTTCGGTACATGCAGGCTTCTCCGGTCCTTGTCAGAACCGGTCATCCGATTGCCTTCATGCTCGGCTATGCCCGGCAGCGGTTACCTGGCCATGCGGTGCTGCTGGTTTCGGTCATCGCCGCCGTGGCC from Rhodovastum atsumiense harbors:
- a CDS encoding glycosyltransferase family 4 protein, with protein sequence MRIAQISPLSEAVPPRFYGGTERVVSYLTEELVEMGHEVTLFASGDSCTSATLEALWPRALRLDPGVRDVVALHTLLLEHVSRRAGDFDVLHFHLDYLPFPLFARQATPFVTTLHGRLDLAELQTVYAAFPELPLVSISDAQRRPLRQQNWAATIYHGLPENLLRPVPGVVPSYLAFLGRISPEKGPDRAIRIARRCGIPLKMAAKVDRVDQDYFDTVIRPMLAEGGAEMIGEIGESQKAEFLSGAHALLTPIDWPEPFGMVMIEAMACGTPVIACNRGSVPEIVEDGVNGFIVEDETGAVAAVERLDRIDRRTVRQHFEARFTARRMAQDYLDVYRDLVLTGQPRLRVVG